Proteins encoded by one window of Blautia faecicola:
- the spoIVA gene encoding stage IV sporulation protein A yields the protein MEPFAVYKDIQARTKGQFLLGVVGPVRTGKSTFIRRFMELLALPGMEEQDAAEVRDQLPVSGSGKTITTVEPKFIPKEAVNVNLGEEIPVKIRLIDCVGFMVPEATGDMEQEKERMVKTPWYEQEIPFHQAAEIGTRKVIQEHSTIGLVVTCDGSFGEIPRKNFENGEEKTVQELKKQGKPFLILVNSKKPYGEEAQKLVKELEDKYQAAVLGVNCEQLRKEDVIRILEKILYEFPVRQIEYYIPKWVELLPITHYLKEDLLKQMKEQMGKMEYIRDIRQENLQMDSSYVKSITLEEINLSNGVVKVRIQIGDPYYYQVMSEMTGVPIESEYQLIHTLKELAQMKQEYAKVQHAIESVRGTGYGVVIPEKNEITLEEPVVIRQGNKYGVKIKSASPSIHMIKANIETEIAPIVGSEEQAQDLIAFIKENEKTADDGMWETNIFGKSIEQLVEDGIRTKIAQISEESQVKLQDTMQKIVNDSKGGLICIII from the coding sequence ATGGAGCCATTTGCTGTCTACAAAGATATACAAGCCCGTACCAAAGGACAGTTTCTTCTGGGCGTGGTAGGACCGGTTCGCACGGGAAAGTCGACATTTATCCGGCGGTTCATGGAACTTCTGGCACTTCCGGGGATGGAGGAACAGGATGCGGCGGAGGTGCGGGATCAGCTTCCGGTCTCCGGTTCGGGGAAAACGATCACAACCGTGGAACCAAAATTTATTCCCAAAGAAGCGGTAAATGTCAATCTGGGAGAAGAGATTCCGGTGAAGATCCGGCTGATTGACTGCGTAGGATTTATGGTGCCGGAAGCCACAGGAGATATGGAGCAGGAAAAAGAACGCATGGTAAAAACGCCCTGGTACGAACAGGAGATTCCATTTCATCAGGCGGCAGAGATCGGAACCAGAAAAGTGATCCAGGAACATTCTACGATCGGCCTGGTAGTTACCTGTGACGGCTCTTTTGGAGAGATTCCGCGGAAAAACTTTGAGAACGGGGAAGAAAAGACGGTACAGGAACTGAAAAAGCAGGGCAAACCATTCCTGATCCTTGTTAATTCAAAAAAGCCGTACGGAGAAGAGGCGCAGAAGCTGGTGAAGGAACTGGAAGATAAATATCAGGCTGCTGTGCTTGGCGTAAACTGTGAACAGCTTCGAAAAGAAGACGTGATTCGGATCCTCGAAAAGATTCTCTATGAATTCCCGGTGCGCCAGATCGAATATTACATACCCAAATGGGTGGAACTGCTTCCGATTACCCATTATCTGAAAGAAGATCTTCTGAAACAGATGAAAGAACAGATGGGAAAAATGGAATATATCCGGGATATCCGGCAGGAAAACTTACAGATGGACAGCAGCTATGTCAAATCCATCACGCTGGAGGAGATCAATCTTTCGAACGGCGTGGTAAAAGTCCGCATCCAGATCGGAGATCCCTATTATTATCAGGTGATGAGTGAGATGACCGGTGTGCCGATCGAGAGCGAGTATCAGCTGATCCACACCTTAAAAGAACTGGCACAGATGAAACAGGAGTATGCAAAAGTCCAGCATGCGATCGAATCCGTCCGCGGAACCGGCTACGGGGTGGTGATTCCTGAGAAAAATGAGATCACCCTGGAAGAACCAGTTGTGATCCGGCAGGGAAATAAATACGGTGTCAAGATCAAGTCAGCCAGCCCTTCGATCCATATGATCAAAGCCAACATTGAGACGGAGATCGCGCCGATCGTAGGAAGTGAGGAACAGGCACAGGATCTGATTGCATTTATCAAGGAAAATGAAAAAACAGCCGATGACGGCATGTGGGAGACCAACATTTTCGGAAAATCCATCGAGCAGCTGGTAGAAGACGGCATCCGCACCAAGATTGCCCAGATTAGCGAGGAAAGCCAGGTGAAACTGCAGGATACGATGCAGAAGATCGTCAATGACAGCAAGGGAGGGCTGATCTGCATTATTATCTGA
- the trmD gene encoding tRNA (guanosine(37)-N1)-methyltransferase TrmD, which yields MHYHVLTLFPEMIEQGMGTSIMGRAMEQGLIQLTATNIRDFSTNKHMKVDDYPYGGGAGMVMQAEPVYGAWKHVTESIGYKPRVIYLTPQGKVFQQSMVEDFAKEQDLVFLCGHYEGIDERVLEEVVTDYVSIGDYVLTGGELPALVMMDAISRFVPGVLNNEESAEFDSFHDNLLEYPQYSRPAEWMGKKVPDVLLSGHHANIEKWRREQSILRTLRNRPELLEDAVLSKKEKQYLDQLRRELAAEQSSTGDGEE from the coding sequence ATGCATTATCATGTACTGACATTGTTTCCCGAGATGATCGAGCAGGGCATGGGAACCAGTATCATGGGGCGCGCCATGGAACAGGGGCTGATCCAGTTGACTGCTACCAATATCCGGGATTTTTCAACCAATAAACATATGAAAGTGGACGACTATCCATACGGCGGGGGAGCCGGCATGGTGATGCAGGCGGAACCTGTCTACGGAGCCTGGAAACATGTGACCGAATCGATCGGCTACAAACCCCGTGTAATCTACCTGACGCCGCAGGGAAAAGTATTTCAGCAGTCGATGGTGGAAGACTTTGCGAAAGAACAGGATCTTGTATTTTTATGCGGCCATTATGAGGGGATTGATGAGCGCGTACTCGAGGAAGTGGTGACCGATTATGTATCGATCGGAGATTATGTGTTGACCGGTGGGGAACTTCCGGCGCTGGTTATGATGGACGCGATCTCCCGTTTTGTACCGGGCGTACTGAATAACGAAGAGTCCGCGGAATTTGATTCGTTCCACGACAATCTTCTCGAATACCCGCAGTACAGCCGTCCGGCGGAATGGATGGGGAAAAAAGTGCCGGATGTCTTACTTTCCGGTCATCATGCCAATATTGAAAAATGGCGGAGAGAACAGTCTATTTTACGAACGCTCAGGAACCGTCCGGAACTTCTGGAAGATGCGGTGCTGAGTAAAAAGGAAAAACAATATCTGGATCAGCTGCGCAGGGAACTGGCAGCGGAACAGTCATCGACCGGAGACGGTGAAGAATAA
- the rimM gene encoding ribosome maturation factor RimM (Essential for efficient processing of 16S rRNA) gives MEQLLQVGVISSTHGIRGEVKVFPTTDDPNRFKKLKQVILDTGREQKDLEIEGVKFFKQFVILKFKGIDNINDIEKYKGKSLYVTREHAVKLKKDEYFIADLIDMQVELEDGTLFGVLNDVMQTGANDVYCIQTEEHGEVLIPAIKDCILDVDVETRKMKIHLMDGLI, from the coding sequence ATGGAACAATTGCTGCAGGTTGGAGTGATCTCCAGCACTCACGGGATTCGGGGAGAGGTAAAAGTATTTCCTACGACAGACGACCCGAACCGATTCAAAAAGTTAAAACAGGTCATTCTGGATACCGGAAGAGAACAGAAAGATCTGGAAATCGAAGGGGTAAAATTTTTCAAACAGTTTGTAATTTTGAAATTTAAAGGCATTGATAATATCAATGACATTGAAAAATACAAAGGAAAAAGCCTGTATGTAACGAGAGAACATGCAGTAAAATTAAAAAAAGACGAGTATTTTATTGCAGATCTGATTGATATGCAGGTGGAACTCGAAGATGGAACACTATTTGGTGTTCTGAACGATGTGATGCAGACCGGAGCGAACGATGTGTACTGCATCCAGACAGAAGAACACGGGGAAGTTCTGATCCCGGCGATCAAAGACTGCATCCTTGACGTGGATGTGGAAACCAGAAAAATGAAGATCCATCTGATGGATGGTCTGATCTGA
- a CDS encoding KH domain-containing protein: protein MKDLVEVIAKSLVDHPEEVVVTQTEESNAILVELKVAPSDMGKVIGRQGRIAKAIRTVVKAASSKCDKKVVVEILQ from the coding sequence ATGAAAGATTTAGTAGAAGTAATTGCAAAATCCCTCGTAGACCATCCGGAAGAAGTGGTAGTAACCCAGACTGAAGAGAGCAATGCGATTTTGGTAGAATTGAAGGTGGCACCTTCCGATATGGGCAAGGTGATTGGCCGTCAGGGACGCATCGCAAAGGCAATTCGAACCGTGGTAAAAGCTGCTTCCTCTAAATGTGATAAGAAGGTTGTAGTTGAAATTCTGCAATAG
- the rpsP gene encoding 30S ribosomal protein S16: MAVKIRLRRMGQKKAPFYRIIVADSRSPRDGRFIEEIGTYDPTCDPSVYKVDEEAAKKWLANGAQPTEVVSKIFKLAGIEK, encoded by the coding sequence ATGGCAGTAAAAATCAGACTGAGAAGAATGGGTCAGAAAAAAGCACCTTTCTATAGAATCATCGTTGCAGATTCCAGATCTCCAAGAGATGGTAGATTCATCGAAGAGATCGGAACATACGATCCTACTTGTGATCCAAGCGTATACAAAGTAGACGAAGAAGCAGCTAAAAAATGGCTGGCAAACGGTGCTCAGCCTACAGAAGTTGTAAGCAAAATCTTCAAATTAGCTGGTATCGAAAAATAA
- the ffh gene encoding signal recognition particle protein yields MAFESLTEKLQNVFKNLRSKGRLTEADVKVALKEVKMALLEADVSFKVVKQFIKAVQERAIGQDVMNGLNPGQMVIKIVNDELVSLMGSETTEIALRPAGEITVIMMAGLQGAGKTTTTAKIAGKLKAKGRKPLLVACDVYRPAAITQLQINGEKQGVEVFAMGDKQNPVNIAKAAIEHAKNQNFNVVILDTAGRLHVDEDMMQELIQIKEEVQVDQTILVVDAMTGQDAVNVAESFNQKVGIDGVILTKMDGDTRGGAALSIKAISGKPILYVGMGEKLSDLEQFYPDRMASRILGMGDVMSLIEKAQQSIDEDKAREMEQKIKKATFGFDDYLESMNQMKNMGGISSVLNMLPGLGNKAKDIEGMIDEKDMARKEAIILSMTPKERANPDLLNPSRKKRIAQGAGVDIAEVNRMVKQFDQTRKMMKQMPGMLGGKSGKRGGFKLPF; encoded by the coding sequence ATGGCATTTGAAAGTTTAACTGAAAAACTGCAGAATGTATTCAAAAACCTGAGAAGCAAAGGCCGTCTGACCGAGGCAGATGTAAAGGTAGCATTAAAAGAAGTTAAGATGGCACTTCTGGAAGCAGATGTCAGTTTTAAAGTGGTAAAACAGTTTATCAAAGCGGTGCAGGAACGTGCGATCGGTCAGGACGTTATGAACGGACTGAATCCGGGGCAGATGGTAATCAAGATCGTAAACGATGAACTGGTATCTCTGATGGGAAGTGAGACCACAGAGATTGCACTGCGTCCGGCAGGAGAGATCACAGTCATCATGATGGCAGGTCTTCAGGGTGCAGGTAAGACAACAACCACAGCAAAGATCGCCGGAAAGCTGAAAGCAAAGGGCAGAAAGCCATTGCTGGTAGCATGTGACGTTTATCGTCCGGCAGCGATCACACAGCTGCAGATCAATGGTGAAAAACAGGGTGTGGAAGTTTTCGCGATGGGAGACAAACAGAACCCGGTAAACATTGCAAAAGCAGCGATTGAACATGCAAAGAATCAGAACTTCAACGTTGTGATTCTCGATACTGCCGGTCGACTTCATGTAGATGAAGATATGATGCAGGAACTGATTCAGATCAAAGAAGAAGTTCAGGTAGACCAGACGATTCTGGTCGTTGACGCGATGACCGGTCAGGATGCAGTCAATGTGGCAGAGTCCTTCAATCAGAAGGTTGGCATTGACGGCGTCATCTTAACAAAGATGGATGGTGACACCCGAGGCGGTGCGGCACTTTCTATCAAAGCGATCAGTGGAAAACCGATCCTGTATGTAGGTATGGGAGAAAAACTTTCCGACCTTGAACAGTTCTATCCGGATCGTATGGCTTCCCGTATCCTGGGAATGGGAGATGTGATGAGCCTGATTGAAAAGGCGCAGCAGAGCATCGACGAAGACAAAGCCCGTGAGATGGAACAGAAGATCAAGAAAGCAACCTTTGGTTTCGATGATTATCTGGAAAGTATGAACCAGATGAAGAACATGGGTGGTATTTCCAGTGTATTGAACATGCTTCCCGGACTGGGAAACAAAGCAAAAGATATCGAGGGTATGATCGATGAGAAAGATATGGCGAGAAAAGAAGCTATCATCCTTTCGATGACTCCGAAGGAGAGAGCCAACCCGGATCTTTTGAACCCGTCCAGAAAGAAACGAATCGCCCAGGGCGCAGGTGTAGATATCGCAGAAGTCAATCGGATGGTCAAACAGTTTGATCAGACCAGAAAGATGATGAAACAGATGCCTGGTATGCTGGGTGGCAAAAGTGGTAAAAGAGGCGGCTTCAAGCTTCCCTTTTAA
- the ylxM gene encoding YlxM family DNA-binding protein: MMSKVMNMDRLARQALLYDFYGELLTEHQRNIYEDVVLNDYSLSEVAQDQGISRQGVHDLVKRSTRILEEYEEKLHLVEKFVAVREKVHEIHGLTQHYEEKNLNQVMSRIETLSHSILEEL, translated from the coding sequence ATGATGTCCAAGGTGATGAACATGGATAGGCTTGCGAGACAGGCATTGTTATATGATTTTTATGGCGAACTGCTGACGGAACATCAGCGAAATATCTATGAAGATGTTGTGTTGAATGATTATTCGCTCAGTGAGGTGGCGCAGGATCAGGGAATCAGCCGACAGGGGGTTCATGATCTGGTGAAGCGCAGTACCAGGATACTGGAAGAGTATGAAGAAAAACTGCATCTGGTAGAAAAGTTCGTAGCGGTCCGCGAGAAAGTACATGAGATTCACGGACTGACACAACACTATGAGGAAAAGAATCTGAATCAGGTGATGAGCCGGATCGAGACTTTATCCCACAGCATATTAGAGGAGTTATAA